The following are encoded together in the Holophagales bacterium genome:
- a CDS encoding SPOR domain-containing protein, with product MTEEKDGPVHYQVSVTGRQAAAFFLGLLAALGLSFFFGMKTGAAAKKGPDSVTALAAQSDIPVPAPEADRERGDRPAPVPTEAPIGFDAAPPEASRQPAPRAEPSAKEAPKAASRQERPVPAQEPKIVELGPTPVATRAEKAAPAPVPMKATDPAKEADGPFWVQIVVTSNAEKADDLAKKLKADGFKPVVSPVTGKKGLTFRVRIGPYPDRAKAESAATKVQKAEKLDTKPIVVPGT from the coding sequence GTGACCGAGGAGAAGGACGGGCCGGTTCACTACCAGGTCTCGGTCACGGGCCGCCAGGCCGCGGCGTTCTTTCTGGGCCTCCTGGCCGCGCTGGGGCTCTCGTTCTTCTTCGGCATGAAGACGGGAGCCGCGGCGAAGAAGGGCCCGGACTCCGTCACGGCCCTCGCGGCCCAGTCGGACATCCCCGTCCCGGCGCCCGAGGCGGACCGCGAGAGAGGCGACAGGCCGGCACCGGTGCCGACGGAGGCGCCGATCGGTTTCGACGCCGCGCCCCCCGAGGCCTCGCGGCAGCCCGCTCCGAGAGCGGAGCCGTCCGCGAAGGAGGCGCCGAAGGCGGCCTCCCGCCAGGAGCGGCCTGTCCCGGCCCAGGAGCCGAAGATCGTGGAGCTCGGGCCGACGCCCGTCGCGACACGGGCGGAGAAGGCCGCCCCCGCTCCGGTTCCGATGAAGGCGACCGATCCCGCGAAGGAAGCCGACGGGCCCTTCTGGGTGCAGATCGTGGTCACGTCCAACGCCGAGAAGGCGGACGACCTCGCAAAGAAGCTCAAGGCCGACGGGTTCAAGCCGGTCGTCTCGCCCGTGACCGGGAAGAAGGGCCTGACCTTCAGGGTTCGCATCGGCCCCTATCCGGACCGCGCGAAGGCCGAGTCTGCCGCGACGAAGGTGCAGAAAGCGGAGAAGCTCGACACGAAGCCGATCGTCGTTCCCGGGACATGA
- a CDS encoding slipin family protein: protein MNMLPNPIFIAGIFVVIFFLSKWVNILNEYERAVTFWLGRLGPAPKGPGLTFIFWPFETMVRVDLRTITLDVPPQDVITRDNVSVKVNAVIYFNVMDPARAIVKVANFMYATSQLAQTTLRSVLGQAALDELLSEREKLNESLQEILDKHTDPWGIKITMVEVKAVDLPIEMQRAMAKQAEAEREKRAKIIHASGEFEASKQLAEAAHIIATEPASMQLRYLQTLTEIAAEKNSTILFPVPIEMMALLGQKMAKDVK, encoded by the coding sequence ATGAACATGCTTCCGAACCCGATCTTCATCGCGGGCATCTTCGTCGTCATCTTCTTCCTCTCGAAGTGGGTGAACATCCTCAACGAGTACGAGCGGGCGGTCACGTTCTGGCTCGGCCGCCTCGGGCCCGCCCCGAAAGGGCCGGGGCTGACGTTCATCTTCTGGCCCTTCGAGACGATGGTCCGCGTCGACCTGCGGACGATCACCCTCGACGTCCCGCCGCAGGACGTCATCACCCGGGACAACGTCTCGGTCAAGGTCAACGCGGTCATCTACTTCAACGTCATGGACCCGGCCCGGGCGATCGTGAAGGTGGCGAACTTCATGTACGCCACGTCGCAGCTGGCGCAGACGACCCTGCGGTCGGTCCTCGGTCAGGCCGCCCTCGACGAGCTCCTCTCCGAGCGCGAGAAGCTGAACGAGAGCCTCCAAGAGATCCTCGACAAGCACACCGACCCGTGGGGGATCAAGATCACGATGGTCGAGGTGAAGGCCGTCGACCTGCCGATCGAGATGCAGCGGGCGATGGCCAAGCAGGCCGAGGCCGAACGCGAGAAGCGCGCCAAGATCATCCACGCCTCCGGCGAGTTCGAGGCGTCCAAGCAGCTTGCCGAAGCCGCTCACATCATCGCCACGGAGCCCGCCTCCATGCAGCTGCGCTACCTGCAGACCCTGACCGAGATCGCCGCCGAGAAGAACTCGACGATCCTCTTCCCGGTCCCCATCGAGATGATGGCCCTCCTCGGCCAGAAGATGGCGAAGGACGTGAAGTGA
- a CDS encoding nodulation protein NfeD — MHAIAMASLLLLLAPAALGAGTEAVVVDLDTDINPVTAEFVKRVVEEAVAGGAPAVVLRINTPGGRLDSTREITKTILASEVPVIGFVHPPGSQAASAGFIILMACDVAAMAPGTNTGAASPVGSGGEELPKTIGKKVSEDAAALVRSLAVPRGRPVEDAVKTISEALSYSESEAKEKKLVEIVARDIPDLFAQLDGRPVKRVGKPDVALKSAAFTFRTERKTGLEKALGVIASPMVAGLLFLIGVVGLYSEFQSPGAILPGVLGSICLLLAFFAMSVLPTNWVGIGLILLGVLFFFLEVKFTMHGILAISGGVSIILGAVLLFHRDEFAPRAELWFIVGGAAVTTVILAGLSLMALSVQRLPGRTGVAVLVGQVVPARVGATGALKVFADGALWEARSAAPLNDGQLVEITGVDGLAVLVKPSVRSEKA; from the coding sequence ATGCACGCGATCGCGATGGCGAGCCTTCTCCTCCTGCTCGCCCCGGCCGCCCTGGGGGCCGGGACGGAGGCCGTCGTCGTCGACCTCGACACCGACATCAATCCCGTCACCGCCGAGTTCGTCAAGAGGGTCGTCGAGGAGGCCGTGGCCGGAGGGGCGCCCGCAGTCGTCCTCAGGATCAACACCCCCGGGGGCCGGCTCGATTCGACCCGTGAGATCACGAAGACGATTCTCGCCTCGGAGGTCCCGGTCATCGGCTTCGTTCACCCGCCCGGCTCCCAGGCGGCGTCCGCCGGCTTCATCATCCTGATGGCCTGCGACGTCGCGGCGATGGCCCCGGGGACGAACACCGGAGCGGCCTCTCCCGTCGGGAGCGGGGGAGAGGAGCTGCCGAAGACGATCGGCAAGAAGGTGAGCGAGGACGCCGCGGCCCTCGTCCGGTCGCTCGCCGTCCCGCGCGGCCGTCCGGTCGAAGACGCGGTCAAGACGATCAGCGAGGCCCTCTCCTATTCCGAGAGCGAGGCGAAGGAGAAGAAGCTCGTCGAGATCGTGGCCCGGGACATTCCCGACCTCTTCGCGCAGCTCGACGGGCGCCCGGTCAAGCGGGTCGGAAAACCCGACGTCGCTCTGAAGAGCGCCGCGTTCACGTTCCGCACGGAGAGAAAGACCGGCCTCGAGAAGGCCCTCGGGGTCATCGCGAGCCCGATGGTGGCGGGCCTCCTCTTCCTGATCGGCGTCGTCGGCCTCTACTCCGAGTTCCAGAGCCCTGGTGCGATCCTTCCGGGTGTCCTCGGGAGCATCTGCCTCCTCCTGGCCTTCTTCGCGATGTCGGTCCTCCCGACGAACTGGGTGGGCATCGGCCTCATCCTCCTCGGGGTCCTCTTCTTCTTCCTCGAGGTGAAGTTCACGATGCACGGCATCCTCGCGATCTCGGGCGGCGTCTCGATCATTCTCGGGGCCGTCCTCCTCTTCCACCGCGACGAGTTCGCTCCCCGCGCCGAGCTCTGGTTCATCGTCGGCGGGGCGGCCGTGACGACCGTCATCCTCGCGGGCCTCTCCCTCATGGCCCTCTCCGTCCAGCGCCTCCCCGGCAGGACCGGCGTCGCGGTCCTCGTCGGTCAGGTCGTGCCGGCTCGCGTCGGCGCCACGGGCGCCCTGAAGGTCTTCGCCGACGGGGCGCTCTGGGAAGCCCGGAGCGCCGCACCCCTCAACGACGGACAGCTGGTCGAGATCACGGGCGTCGACGGGCTGGCCGTCCTCGTCAAGCCCTCCGTACGGAGCGAAAAGGCATGA
- a CDS encoding phosphatase PAP2 family protein codes for MRFALADLLTCGATGLLLVTGVVTGVPRRAPAETALVASAFLLPFAFAAIRARRPRPGSVLASVAEFGPILPVLLVFDNLGPFILGASRVDLDPFLVSADRFLFLGSDPTRLLEPLMGPLPLEVLTVCYALYYFHPIILGALLWRDDLREKTPGARFPAYVFGMLLVFYVSYAGYFFVPAIGPRFTVPHDGPLPRGPVAQAIDSTLDRLETNRRNCFPSGHTMVTIAVLVEAARRSKKTFLGFLPFALGLVLATVAGRYHYVVDVLAGIVLVVFVVGAARALAGRVPQEPDGTVLETRRYRR; via the coding sequence GTGCGCTTCGCCCTCGCCGACCTCCTGACGTGCGGGGCCACGGGATTGCTCCTCGTCACGGGCGTCGTCACGGGCGTTCCCCGGCGCGCGCCCGCGGAGACGGCGCTGGTGGCCTCAGCGTTCCTCCTCCCGTTCGCGTTCGCGGCGATTCGCGCCCGCCGCCCTCGGCCCGGATCGGTCCTGGCGAGCGTCGCGGAGTTCGGCCCGATCCTCCCGGTCCTTCTCGTCTTCGACAACCTGGGCCCCTTCATTCTCGGCGCGAGCCGCGTCGATCTCGACCCGTTCCTCGTCTCCGCCGACCGGTTTCTCTTCCTCGGCTCCGACCCGACGCGACTCCTCGAGCCCCTCATGGGTCCCCTTCCCCTCGAGGTCCTGACCGTCTGCTACGCCCTCTACTACTTCCACCCCATCATCCTCGGCGCGCTCCTCTGGCGGGACGACCTGCGCGAGAAGACGCCGGGAGCGCGATTCCCGGCGTACGTCTTCGGGATGCTCCTCGTCTTCTACGTCAGCTACGCCGGCTACTTCTTCGTTCCGGCGATCGGGCCACGATTCACCGTCCCGCACGACGGCCCGCTCCCTCGGGGACCGGTGGCGCAGGCGATCGACTCGACCCTCGACCGGCTCGAGACGAACCGCCGGAACTGCTTCCCTTCGGGGCACACCATGGTGACGATCGCCGTTCTCGTCGAGGCGGCGCGTCGGTCGAAGAAGACGTTTCTCGGCTTCCTTCCGTTCGCGCTCGGCCTCGTCCTGGCCACCGTGGCCGGGCGCTACCACTACGTGGTCGACGTCCTCGCGGGGATCGTTCTCGTCGTTTTCGTCGTCGGAGCGGCGAGAGCGCTGGCGGGAAGGGTCCCTCAGGAGCCCGACGGCACCGTCCTGGAAACGAGGCGATACCGGCGGTAG
- a CDS encoding pyridoxal phosphate-dependent aminotransferase family protein → MRISALKPSVAAPARARVSIFDKCRKYTVPDDIKAAGVWNYFRMLESGQDPIVHIGGRELVMLGSNNYLGLTSHPKVKERAIAAVKKYGAGCAGSRLLNGTLDIHVELEERLAAFMRKPACITFSTGFLSNLGVLGTLPTKGDAIYLDRQDHACIYDGARLAVGADVRKFKHNDPDDLVRMLSTHQDKAGRILAVDGVFSMEGDIAPLPAYADICAEWGMALMVDDAHGIGVLGRTGRGTAEHFDLEDRTDIIMGTFSKSLAAIGGFIVADTEIVKYIQHKARALIFTAAPPPASIGAVLAALDIIEAEPERRQHLWDNTRFMMTSLRAIGFDCGESETPVIPVVVGEDYLAFKMAKRLDEEGVFVNPVVSPACAPGRALIRTSYMATHRREHLTRALEAFQKVGRELGLVS, encoded by the coding sequence ATGAGGATTTCGGCGCTCAAGCCCTCGGTCGCGGCCCCAGCCAGGGCGCGGGTTTCGATCTTCGACAAGTGCCGGAAGTACACGGTCCCGGACGACATCAAGGCGGCCGGGGTCTGGAACTACTTCCGGATGCTCGAGTCGGGGCAGGATCCGATCGTGCACATCGGCGGGCGCGAGCTCGTCATGCTCGGCTCGAACAACTACCTCGGCCTGACGTCCCACCCCAAGGTCAAGGAACGGGCGATCGCCGCCGTGAAGAAGTACGGTGCCGGCTGTGCCGGAAGCCGGCTCCTCAACGGCACGCTGGACATCCACGTCGAGCTGGAGGAGCGGCTGGCCGCGTTCATGCGCAAGCCCGCCTGCATCACGTTTTCCACCGGATTTCTTTCGAACCTGGGCGTGCTCGGGACCCTTCCGACGAAAGGCGACGCGATCTACCTCGACCGGCAGGACCATGCCTGCATCTACGACGGCGCCAGGCTCGCCGTCGGAGCGGACGTCAGGAAGTTCAAGCACAACGATCCGGACGACCTCGTCCGGATGCTCAGCACCCACCAGGACAAGGCCGGGCGGATCCTGGCCGTAGACGGTGTCTTCTCGATGGAGGGGGACATCGCCCCGCTTCCCGCGTACGCCGACATCTGCGCCGAATGGGGCATGGCGCTCATGGTCGACGACGCCCACGGCATCGGTGTCCTCGGCAGGACGGGCCGGGGTACAGCCGAACACTTCGACCTCGAGGACCGGACCGACATCATCATGGGGACCTTCTCGAAGTCCCTCGCGGCCATCGGCGGCTTCATCGTGGCCGACACCGAGATCGTCAAGTACATCCAGCACAAGGCGAGGGCGCTGATCTTCACGGCGGCGCCCCCGCCGGCATCCATCGGAGCCGTCCTGGCCGCCCTCGACATCATCGAAGCGGAGCCCGAGCGCAGGCAGCATCTCTGGGACAACACCCGCTTCATGATGACGAGCCTGCGGGCCATCGGGTTCGACTGCGGCGAATCCGAGACGCCCGTCATCCCCGTCGTCGTCGGAGAGGACTACCTCGCCTTCAAGATGGCCAAGCGCCTCGACGAAGAGGGGGTCTTCGTGAACCCGGTCGTCAGCCCCGCCTGCGCACCGGGCCGGGCCCTGATCCGGACGTCCTACATGGCGACGCACCGCCGGGAGCACCTCACCCGTGCGCTCGAGGCGTTCCAGAAGGTCGGCCGCGAGCTGGGGCTCGTCAGCTAG
- a CDS encoding M1 family metallopeptidase, producing the protein MSSRILAAAAALGLLLPVLPARALPEPRKVVDYDIRVTLDDERRELKGRETIRWTNPSDVAVQELKLHLYWNAFRNNRSTFFRESGGRLRRDQADETEGFGSIDLTSMTRDGVSLLPAARFESPDDGNRDDRTVLSVPLGSPVAPGETVALEIAWTSRIPKVFARAGYVRDFYMIGQWYPKVAVFEPRGRRRRAEPAWNAHQYHANSEFYADWGDYRVALTVPERYVVASAGALVKESREGGRKTLVFEQASVHDFAWSADPRFVVKEDFFDPHRDLPAGELARAAKLLGRSEADLRAGFRPVKLRYYMQPDHVGQWTRYADAQKWALVWFGLYAFPYPYAQASCVDPPEDGSGAMGMEYQTIFTGGTMRAFGHWPLNGIREPEMIVVHEFGHGWWYGLVASNEFEESWMDEGINSFTEYEMMDRRYGGMIRLPLGARLGSFDLGRIQTIRAREVDRLVTPSWSFAPGAYGRNSYARAATSIDQIRRILGEEAFWRAFRAWAERWRFDHPTSEDFLDAFRPAGGASLEPLIREIWYGNGTTDYAVSRVSSTEARPFEGYDDAGKRVRPPKEESGKKPPTGGKAKAAKRYESVALVSRIGTIPLPVTIVLSFENGATWRTTWDGKAPWLRLRTTYGSRLAKAEVDPERRIVLDANPWNNARYTGEKQGPSATAKVRAYALHGVQILLSSLWLLR; encoded by the coding sequence ATGAGTTCGAGAATCCTCGCCGCCGCTGCGGCTCTCGGGCTTCTTCTGCCCGTCCTCCCCGCCCGAGCCCTCCCGGAGCCCAGGAAGGTCGTCGATTACGACATCCGCGTCACGCTCGACGACGAACGTCGCGAGCTGAAAGGGCGCGAGACGATCCGCTGGACGAATCCCTCGGACGTTGCCGTGCAGGAGCTGAAGCTCCACCTCTACTGGAACGCATTCCGAAACAACCGCTCGACCTTCTTCCGGGAGTCCGGAGGGCGGCTCCGGAGGGATCAGGCCGACGAGACCGAGGGCTTTGGTTCCATCGACCTGACCTCGATGACCCGGGACGGCGTCAGTCTCCTCCCGGCGGCCCGATTCGAGTCCCCGGACGACGGCAACCGCGACGACCGGACCGTCCTGTCGGTGCCTCTCGGCTCCCCCGTCGCCCCCGGGGAGACGGTTGCGCTCGAGATCGCCTGGACCTCCCGCATCCCGAAGGTCTTCGCCCGCGCCGGCTACGTCCGCGACTTCTACATGATCGGCCAGTGGTACCCGAAGGTGGCCGTCTTCGAGCCCCGGGGCCGGCGCCGCCGAGCCGAGCCGGCCTGGAACGCCCACCAGTACCACGCGAACTCAGAGTTCTACGCCGACTGGGGCGACTACAGGGTCGCCCTCACCGTCCCGGAAAGGTACGTCGTCGCCTCCGCGGGGGCGCTCGTGAAGGAGAGCCGCGAGGGCGGCCGGAAGACGCTCGTCTTCGAGCAGGCGTCGGTGCACGACTTCGCCTGGTCGGCCGACCCGCGCTTCGTCGTGAAGGAGGACTTCTTCGACCCGCACAGGGACCTCCCGGCCGGCGAGCTGGCCCGGGCGGCGAAGCTCCTGGGACGATCCGAAGCCGACCTTCGGGCGGGGTTCAGGCCCGTGAAGCTCCGCTACTACATGCAGCCCGACCACGTCGGGCAATGGACGCGTTACGCCGACGCCCAGAAGTGGGCCCTCGTCTGGTTCGGGCTCTACGCCTTCCCCTACCCCTACGCGCAGGCCAGCTGCGTCGACCCTCCCGAGGACGGGAGCGGGGCGATGGGGATGGAGTACCAGACGATCTTCACGGGCGGGACGATGCGTGCCTTCGGGCACTGGCCCCTGAACGGCATCCGGGAACCCGAGATGATCGTCGTCCACGAGTTCGGGCACGGCTGGTGGTACGGCCTCGTCGCCTCGAACGAGTTCGAGGAAAGCTGGATGGACGAGGGGATCAACTCGTTCACGGAGTACGAGATGATGGACCGCCGCTACGGCGGCATGATCCGGCTCCCTCTCGGCGCCCGCCTCGGGAGCTTCGACCTCGGCCGGATCCAGACGATCCGGGCGCGCGAGGTCGACCGGCTCGTCACACCCTCCTGGTCGTTCGCCCCGGGCGCCTACGGCCGAAACTCGTACGCCAGGGCTGCGACGTCCATCGACCAGATCCGCCGGATCCTCGGCGAGGAAGCGTTCTGGCGGGCCTTCCGGGCCTGGGCCGAACGCTGGCGATTCGACCACCCCACCTCCGAGGACTTCCTCGACGCCTTCCGGCCCGCGGGCGGCGCGAGCCTCGAACCGCTCATCCGCGAGATCTGGTACGGAAACGGGACGACCGACTACGCCGTCAGCCGAGTCTCGAGCACCGAAGCCCGGCCGTTCGAGGGGTACGACGACGCCGGGAAGCGCGTCCGCCCGCCGAAGGAGGAGTCCGGCAAGAAACCCCCGACGGGCGGGAAGGCAAAGGCGGCGAAAAGATACGAGTCGGTCGCCCTCGTCAGCCGCATCGGGACGATTCCACTCCCCGTGACGATCGTGCTCTCTTTCGAGAACGGGGCGACCTGGCGCACGACGTGGGATGGGAAGGCCCCCTGGCTCCGCCTCCGGACGACCTACGGCTCCCGCCTCGCGAAGGCCGAGGTCGACCCGGAGCGGAGGATCGTCCTCGACGCGAACCCGTGGAACAACGCCCGCTACACCGGAGAGAAGCAGGGACCCTCGGCCACCGCGAAGGTGCGGGCCTATGCCCTCCACGGCGTCCAGATCCTCCTCTCCTCCCTCTGGCTTCTTCGTTGA
- a CDS encoding aminotransferase class I/II-fold pyridoxal phosphate-dependent enzyme has protein sequence MSVSQLAKSIAESPTLRLNEQARLLREKGEAVVHLGAGEPKNKAPIAAILAAASKLNAGDVKYTPADGTPGLKKQIIRYTEENYDRVVAPENVIVSAGAKQSVFNILYSVLNPQDEVVILAPYWVSYPEMVRMCYGVPVIVKAEDGGFVPRMEDIEKSVGSATRVIICNSPNNPSGVLYPDSLIAELVEFCERKGIWLIMDDIYHKLVFDGKKSPSCFKFTRKDTETSKVIAVNGVSKLYGMTGFRIGWAIAPRPLVQIMTNVQGQITTTVSVLLQAAAEGAMSGLQSAVESLRLQLENNRNVMLQELASFNGVKTIKPDGTYYCLPDFRAYSSKSVELSDFLLKKALVVAVPGREFGMEGYLRLSYAGTIKEIQEGIARIKWALDPSAPNEIYVGDKKLVRDWL, from the coding sequence ATGAGCGTCTCTCAGCTCGCGAAATCGATCGCGGAGTCGCCCACGCTCCGCCTGAACGAGCAGGCCCGGCTCCTGCGCGAGAAGGGCGAGGCCGTCGTCCATCTCGGGGCCGGCGAGCCCAAGAACAAGGCCCCCATCGCCGCCATCCTCGCCGCCGCCTCGAAGCTGAACGCCGGGGACGTGAAGTACACGCCGGCCGACGGAACGCCGGGATTGAAGAAGCAGATCATCCGGTACACCGAGGAGAACTACGACCGCGTCGTCGCCCCCGAGAACGTCATCGTCTCGGCCGGGGCCAAGCAGTCGGTCTTCAACATCCTCTACTCGGTCCTGAACCCGCAGGACGAGGTCGTCATCCTCGCCCCGTACTGGGTCAGCTACCCCGAGATGGTGCGGATGTGCTACGGCGTCCCGGTCATCGTGAAGGCCGAGGACGGCGGCTTCGTCCCCCGGATGGAGGACATCGAGAAGTCCGTCGGGTCGGCGACGCGCGTCATCATCTGCAACAGCCCGAACAACCCCTCCGGCGTCCTCTACCCCGACAGCCTCATCGCCGAGCTCGTCGAGTTCTGCGAGCGCAAGGGGATCTGGCTGATCATGGACGACATCTACCACAAGCTCGTCTTCGACGGAAAGAAGTCGCCGAGCTGCTTCAAGTTCACGAGAAAGGACACCGAGACGTCGAAGGTCATCGCCGTCAACGGCGTCTCGAAGCTCTACGGCATGACCGGGTTCCGGATCGGCTGGGCGATCGCGCCTCGGCCGCTCGTCCAGATCATGACGAACGTCCAGGGGCAGATCACGACGACCGTCTCCGTCCTCCTCCAGGCCGCGGCCGAGGGGGCGATGTCGGGCCTCCAGAGCGCCGTCGAGAGCCTCCGCCTGCAGCTCGAGAACAACCGGAACGTCATGCTCCAGGAGCTCGCCTCGTTCAACGGGGTGAAGACGATCAAGCCCGACGGCACGTATTACTGCCTCCCCGACTTCCGCGCCTACTCGAGCAAGTCGGTCGAGCTCTCCGACTTCCTCCTGAAGAAGGCGCTCGTCGTCGCCGTCCCGGGCCGCGAGTTCGGGATGGAGGGCTACCTCCGCCTTTCGTATGCGGGGACGATCAAGGAGATCCAGGAGGGAATCGCCCGGATCAAGTGGGCGCTCGACCCGTCGGCCCCCAACGAGATCTACGTCGGCGACAAGAAGCTCGTGAGGGACTGGCTGTGA
- the pckA gene encoding phosphoenolpyruvate carboxykinase (ATP): protein MAYWNLPTEALYEEIAFRREARIVAGGPVVAHTGKHTGRAANDKAVVKEPSTEGHVWWGPYNRPYAPEKFNDLFNRLQGYLQGHDLFVQDVYAGADPAYRVPVRIITEKAWHSLFVRNMFILPQSLEEYRRHVPEFTVIAAPGFSGFPPIDGTNAQTFITLSFDQRVCLIGNTEYAGEIKKSVFTVLNYLLPLDGVLSMHASANVGKGGDSALFFGLSGTGKTTLSADPKRSLIGDDEHGWSDEGVFNIEGGCYAKVIALSAQAEPEIYSTTHRFGTILENVVFDPVTRKIDLDDESITENTRGSYPLEFIANAVPEKKAGHPKNIIFLTCDAQGVLPPIARLTPDQALYQFISGYTSKIAGTEVGLGKEPELTFSACFGGPFMVHHPAFYADLLKRKIERYGVSCWLLNTGWVGGPYNVGKRISIRYTRALLDAALDGSLHGVEYRKDPIFGFEVPKSCPGIPDSVMDPSSSWPDKSLYANRYRSLAARFVENFKKFEEGCAPEVIAAGPKL, encoded by the coding sequence ATGGCCTACTGGAACCTCCCCACCGAGGCGCTCTACGAGGAGATCGCCTTCCGCCGCGAGGCGCGGATCGTCGCGGGCGGCCCGGTCGTCGCCCACACCGGAAAGCACACCGGGCGCGCCGCGAACGACAAGGCCGTCGTGAAGGAGCCCTCCACCGAAGGTCACGTCTGGTGGGGTCCGTACAACCGCCCCTACGCCCCCGAGAAGTTCAACGACCTCTTCAACCGCCTTCAGGGGTACCTGCAGGGGCACGACCTCTTCGTCCAGGACGTCTACGCCGGCGCCGACCCCGCCTACCGCGTCCCGGTCCGGATCATCACCGAGAAGGCGTGGCACTCCCTCTTCGTCAGGAACATGTTCATCCTGCCGCAGTCGCTGGAGGAGTACCGCCGCCACGTCCCGGAGTTCACCGTCATCGCGGCCCCCGGCTTCTCGGGCTTCCCGCCGATCGACGGGACGAACGCCCAGACGTTCATCACGCTCAGCTTCGACCAGCGCGTCTGCCTCATCGGCAACACCGAGTACGCGGGCGAGATCAAGAAGTCGGTCTTCACCGTTCTCAACTACCTCCTCCCTCTCGACGGCGTCCTCTCGATGCACGCCTCCGCGAACGTCGGAAAGGGGGGCGACTCGGCTCTCTTCTTCGGCCTCTCCGGCACCGGCAAGACGACGCTCTCGGCCGACCCGAAGCGGAGCCTCATCGGCGACGACGAGCACGGCTGGAGCGACGAGGGGGTCTTCAACATCGAAGGGGGCTGCTACGCGAAGGTGATCGCCCTCTCGGCGCAGGCCGAGCCGGAGATCTACTCCACGACCCACCGCTTCGGGACGATCCTCGAGAACGTCGTCTTCGACCCGGTCACCCGGAAGATCGACCTCGACGACGAGTCGATCACCGAGAACACCCGCGGCTCCTACCCGCTCGAGTTCATCGCGAACGCCGTCCCCGAGAAGAAGGCCGGCCACCCGAAGAACATCATCTTCCTCACCTGCGACGCCCAGGGGGTCCTGCCGCCGATCGCGCGGCTCACGCCCGACCAGGCGCTCTACCAGTTCATCTCCGGCTACACGTCGAAGATCGCCGGCACCGAGGTCGGCCTCGGCAAGGAGCCCGAGCTGACGTTCTCGGCCTGCTTCGGCGGTCCGTTCATGGTCCATCATCCTGCCTTCTACGCCGACCTCCTGAAGAGGAAGATCGAGCGTTACGGCGTCAGCTGCTGGCTCCTGAACACCGGCTGGGTCGGCGGTCCCTACAACGTCGGCAAGCGGATCTCCATCCGCTACACCCGCGCGCTCCTCGACGCCGCGCTGGACGGCTCCCTCCACGGCGTCGAGTACCGGAAGGACCCGATCTTCGGCTTCGAGGTCCCGAAGAGCTGCCCGGGCATCCCCGACTCCGTCATGGACCCGTCCAGCTCCTGGCCCGACAAGTCCCTCTACGCGAACCGCTACCGCTCGCTCGCCGCGCGCTTCGTCGAGAACTTCAAGAAGTTCGAGGAAGGGTGCGCGCCCGAGGTGATCGCGGCGGGCCCGAAGCTCTGA
- a CDS encoding DUF1684 domain-containing protein encodes MRRFGPVLLAALALLACRRPPAVDPAYLAAVDAARARRMAELTSEDGWLSLVARELLAPGENVVGSDPSAALVLEDPGIPARACTFDLRPDGTVVLRAGAGAPVAVNGGPPTPAPLVPESDGERHDVVTVGRVRISLLLKDGRVLVRARDPESPRRAGFTGLKYFPVDPAYRVEGAYEPYAAPREIDVPSSRGPARKALAPGIVRFTLAGRELALEPTVESPEDETLFFVFSDATAGTESYGGGRFLHAKKPKPGEAKVALDFNLAENPPCSFTPFASCPLALPRNTLPVRVEAGEKAPADH; translated from the coding sequence ATGCGCCGCTTCGGCCCCGTCCTCCTCGCCGCGCTCGCGCTCCTCGCGTGCCGCCGACCTCCCGCCGTCGACCCCGCGTACCTCGCCGCGGTCGACGCGGCCCGCGCCCGACGGATGGCGGAGCTGACCTCCGAGGACGGATGGCTCTCCCTCGTTGCGCGCGAGCTCCTGGCGCCCGGCGAGAACGTCGTCGGGTCCGACCCGTCGGCCGCGCTGGTCCTGGAGGACCCGGGCATTCCGGCGAGGGCGTGCACCTTCGACCTTCGCCCGGATGGCACCGTGGTCCTCCGAGCCGGGGCAGGCGCTCCCGTCGCCGTGAACGGCGGCCCGCCGACCCCGGCGCCGCTCGTCCCCGAAAGCGACGGGGAGCGGCACGACGTCGTGACGGTGGGCCGCGTGCGCATCTCCCTCCTGTTGAAGGACGGCCGTGTTCTCGTCCGCGCGCGCGATCCCGAGAGCCCGCGGAGGGCGGGCTTCACCGGTCTGAAGTATTTCCCGGTCGATCCCGCGTACCGCGTCGAGGGCGCGTACGAGCCGTACGCGGCGCCGCGGGAGATCGACGTCCCCTCCTCGAGAGGGCCCGCCCGCAAGGCGCTCGCGCCGGGCATCGTCAGATTCACGCTCGCCGGGCGGGAGCTCGCGCTCGAGCCGACCGTCGAGTCGCCCGAGGACGAAACCCTCTTCTTCGTCTTTTCCGACGCCACCGCCGGCACGGAGAGCTACGGAGGAGGCCGCTTCCTGCACGCGAAGAAGCCGAAGCCGGGGGAGGCGAAGGTCGCCCTCGACTTCAACCTCGCCGAGAACCCGCCCTGCTCGTTCACTCCCTTCGCGAGCTGCCCGCTGGCCCTCCCGAGGAACACGCTTCCCGTCCGGGTCGAGGCGGGGGAGAAGGCGCCCGCGGATCACTGA